A single genomic interval of Candidatus Gracilibacteria bacterium harbors:
- a CDS encoding YvcK family protein has product MTNIVAIGGGAGTFNVLYGIKRNPEFNISAIISVADNGGTAGLIRDKYGILPPGDFRRAIAALAGNTEIVRKLFEYSFKGEEGVIGSNKIGNILFTALTDISGGDVEKAIDTMGEMFDVRGRVIPVTLEDVNLAVRFEDGAVVVGEKNIDVSDKNVFERSHNIDQNIVDAWLEGAEGNLNPRAREAIMNADYIIIGPGDLYTSIVPNLLSVGMREALSASSAKIIYICNAMTKRGETTNMEVIDFINTIEKYIDPGKLNYVIVNNGYISDEVVEKYRAEENKKPLKIKDYSLFEKKGYKIIDRDLVHTNGDYVRHDPEKLTKILEDIVGGWIK; this is encoded by the coding sequence ATGACTAATATCGTTGCTATCGGTGGTGGAGCTGGAACATTCAATGTTCTCTACGGAATCAAGCGAAATCCAGAATTCAACATCTCAGCCATCATCTCCGTTGCAGACAATGGTGGAACTGCCGGACTCATTCGTGACAAATATGGTATCCTCCCTCCTGGAGATTTTCGCCGTGCTATCGCGGCACTGGCAGGAAATACAGAAATCGTGAGAAAACTTTTCGAATACAGTTTCAAGTGAGAAGAATGAGTCATCGGAAGTAATAAAATCGGAAATATCCTCTTCACTGCTCTCACGGATATTTCTGGAGGAGATGTAGAAAAGGCTATCGATACTATGGGAGAAATGTTCGACGTTCGCGGACGTGTGATTCCTGTGACACTCGAGGATGTGAATCTTGCTGTTCGCTTCGAAGATGGAGCCGTCGTCGTGGGGGAGAAAAATATCGACGTCTCAGATAAAAACGTATTCGAACGGTCACATAACATCGACCAGAATATCGTCGATGCTTGGCTCGAAGGTGCAGAAGGGAATCTCAATCCTCGTGCTCGTGAAGCTATCATGAATGCTGACTATATCATCATCGGGCCTGGAGATCTCTATACGAGTATTGTCCCGAATCTTCTCTCTGTCGGAATGCGTGAGGCACTGAGCGCCAGTAGTGCAAAAATCATCTACATATGCAATGCGATGACAAAACGCGGTGAGACCACCAATATGGAAGTGATTGATTTTATCAATACGATCGAGAAATATATCGATCCAGGAAAGCTCAACTATGTCATCGTGAACAACGGCTATATCTCTGATGAAGTGGTCGAGAAATACCGTGCTGAGGAAAACAAGAAGCCTCTTAAAATCAAAGATTATTCACTCTTTGAGAAAAAATGATATAAAATAATCGATCGTGACCTTGTACATACGAATGGTGATTATGTCCGTCACGATCCGGAAAAGCTCACAAAAATCCTCGAAGACATCGTGGGTGGGTGGATAAAATAA